ACAGTAATCTGAACAGTAATCTCAACAGCAATCTCAACAGCAATCTCAGCAGTAATCTCAACAGTAATCTCAACAGTAATCTCAACAGTAATCTCAACAGTAATATCAACAGTAATCTCAACAGTAATCTCAATAGTAATCTCAACAGTAATCTCAACAGTAATCTCAACAGTAATCTCAACAGTAATCTCAACAGTTAAGCCATAGGCGGAGTTTCGGAGATCCATAAAAATATTGATGCAACTGCTTCACTATGTGCAGTAATGTTCAGCATTCGCTGCGGACTTGGTCTGGTACTTCTCCTTATAGTGGGCCAATCAGCTCAGTACTTCCCTCCAAAGGGTGCCAATCAGCTCACTACATTTTTTATCAGTAGTTTCAAATAGGTCTCAATCTTTTGTTTTCGttaatttctgatttcaaatTTCCAACATCGTTGTTGCCTTCCAAACGGCTTCCTTTTGACACGCTCGATTAACCCCCTTGTTATTTCTTCCTTTCCTCCTCAGGTCTTTCTAGAACCATCCACTAGCAAGGAGTTGTCGTTGCTCTAGTTTActaagttatataatatactagcaGTGAAGCGTATATCGATATGATgtcatttatttctgtttacgATGTACAATGGTATGCAGAATCTCAGCACGCGCAGCTGGACCATCCCATTTATGTTTAGTGAAGCAGAGTTGACATGTTCATGCAGGTGCCTTATTAAGCGCCATTACACCTTTACTCTACAACTAGATTAACATAAAAATAGTGTCAACAATTTTAGAATTTGACCACTAGTAGGCCAGGCCAATGGCTTGTTCAACATTCAAAATACAGCCTGAGAAAATTGGTTCATTTCCTTTCTTACACGTGTGTAAGCGCCTCTTGGTTACAAACAACCTCAACTATTTCAGTTAGCAAGAAAATTCATCCTTTGAAAATTTCTTGTATTTGAAAGTTCTTTTAGGACGAgaaactgtttttgttttgtaacaacATGTAAAGTGATCCTAAAATACCTTCGTCATTGGTGTtttgtttttccatttttagtagcttattcatttattgtttttcttattTGTTTAATTATCAACAGATTATCTGCTATAAACAGCCTCACAAGAATAGCATCAGTTGCCTCTTGCTAGAGTTCAAAGCGTGTCTGAAGTAGCAACACTTGAGATGCCGCACAAGATGTATCATATTTGTAGTTTTATGTCTTTTATTCCAGTCACGCAGGAATCCAGAAGGCTTGTAATAAATAGCAGCGCTGGCAGCGAATGTAAATAACGAGTGCTGCGGGTTCTAATCCATGTTTGTATAATGCGAGATTACAACAGCCATTAGCTAATGGCCAATTAAAATTACATAACAAAACTCCACCTGCTCTCGGAGTTTCAGAAGTATTAGCTTTGAATTATATATCAAAGGCAGCATTCGGCAGCATTCCAAAAGTCCAATGCTAGGATTGTGTTTGAAATTGTCCTGCGTAGCTAAAGAAAACTCGCATGCTTATTATGATATCAGCATCAATAATGGAACTGCAAGCATACTGCTGGTTAGTCTATTTAAACAACGCCTCTCTTTGAGTGTGGCATATGCGATCAAATATAcgaaactttatttaaaaatatatttttggaaATATCCAAGTTAAACAAAatgttatacaatacaaaatGCTTTTGTGTTTTCCTAAAAATGCAAGTTGTGTTCTTAGATATAGTTGTAAATGAGAGAATATTCAGAGGCCGCGCTTGGCTGCAGTTGAGATACAGTGAGGCACTACCATACGCTAATGAGCACGGAAGAGGACAACTCTAGTAATATATAATCAGAAAGGAAAATAAAAATACTGCGGGAGTGGAAGGTCAGGTAAGCAAAGTGCCTTTGTAAAGACACGCTCCAGTCTTAGAGTCCAGCAAAGCTGGCCAAATGTAGCTTTTCACTTGGTCTGAGTCACCATTGGAGCTGTGGAATCGGACATGTTTGTTTGATGAAAATCGTTTACAGTCAAACTCGAGATGGCACGGAGGATTCTGAACACAAAGTCTCCAGGCAATCCGAACGCATTCTTCGATGTACACTCTTAGTTTGGTACATTTCTTCAGGCATGGATAATCATATAGGGTGGAATATATTGACTTCTGTATATCCTAAAGTAAGGTAATGGAATTGTTAGTGGTTAACTAGCCTTGGTGCTACTCATTAATGAAACAGCTGAGAGTACAGCTTGTGATATCACAACACAGGCTATAGAAAGTTAGCCAGAGCTAAACAGATGGATTCATGAATAATTTGGTTTGAGCAATATGGATTCTATTGAATTAGAAGGAAAGTGGGAGGTGCTTAATTTTGGATCAGCTCAAATGCTGACATACAGGGGCCATTGTTCTTAAGCAGTATTTTTAGTCACGGTATTTGAGTGCTGCCTCTCTAGACAATAACAATTCGACAGCTGACGCATTTATTATCTACCACCACCTGACAGCTAACCTCGCTGCCAGGGGCTTACATAACATTTGCTAGGAGCAGCTAGTCAGCCGCGGCCTGTCATACACTAAATGACCACAACACTGATAGCCGAGCAAACATTGGCACAATGCTAGGATAATATTGGATGAATCATAAAAACAGTATTCTGGTTTAAACCGGAAACTCAACCAAAGTTATTAAAGACTgcacttgcacaaaattttagtacattttatcaAGAGTATCggtgtttttctattatttgcaattgatTTTGATTTTTGAGCTGATCAGACTGCTAGGGcgtttcaagataaaaatcgacaaaacttcagCGATGtcgaaatgctcagaagaaaaatacatgcaaaatgataTGACTAGATACTATAATTGCTATAAATATCAGCACATGCATTCAAGCTACAACTTTGTGTCTTTATTTGTTATTTGCAATTATAAATGTCATAATCGCATTTTcatttgatctgagcatttttaccaagatcaagttttgttgattttaatcttgaaacatcctggcagtcagatcacctcaaacaccaaaacaaTCGCAGATGAtagaaaatatcaatactttctgacgaaatttaccaaaattttttgcaagtttatCTTCAACAACTACATAGAGGCTTATAATGGGAATATCAAATAGATAATTTTTTACCTGAGTGAGAGGTTTGATATCAAACCAGTCAACGCTCTGCCGAAGATACGAGCTTACAGATTGCTCCAGAGATCTTGTGGCACTCTCCGTTTCATTCgctactttttcttttttgcaacaaaggGTTGAGAGAACTTGTTCCTTCAGTTGCAAGACCTTGTGCTGGCACTGTCGGAAGCTGAGCTAAAACGTGACAGATAACCAAATATTGAATCATCTTATATGGAGCTGTTTAGCTGCGTGATTGACATAAAGTAGTGAGAAATAGTGATTAATATAAGCAGCCTAGACTTGTCTCAGTAGAGTTAGACCTGGTGGTTGGTGGCGTGGTTGGTCTAAAAGGATGGTGAATGGTGAAATAATGGTAGGAACAAAGGCGTTGAACTGCGCAAGAATTGTCATAAAGAGATTGTTGCTCTGCGATATTTTAGGACAGGAAGTAAGGCGAGGTTGAAACTCTCACAATGCTAGCTGACCAGCAGAAGCTGTGTTTTGGTGTTTATGCAATACCAATAGGATTAGGTTAGGAGAGTCTTTCTCTTTGTCTTCTCTTCATTCCCTAAATACTTGCCAGTTGTCTGATAGGGAATTGATTGACACTATTGACTTCAACATTTGTGTCACCAAAGATTGAGATTAGATCATTGCTGTTAGGATACAGACAAACTTTCAACTTGTATGGTGTTTGTAATGCAGAGCTCACGGAGTCGATTGACTGGCACTCCACAAGTGGCATTTTAATATTCCACACAAGTGTGCATGCAGAGATCATGGCATAACTCGGCAGTTTCTAAAGGTTTCTGGTTAGTAACCCCTCGAAAGTACATGTAACTTACCACAATGACAGAAAATAGGAGTTTGTTCTTCAGGTTCTCCAAGTCAGAGAGTTGCGGCAGTGAGTCTAGAGAATCCAGAGCATCAACCCTAGCCTGAGAGTATAGAGCCCCATACTGTTGTATGAGAGCCGTAGGTCTATTTGTCCCCAATGAGACATCCTCAAATTTATCACTCAAAGTTATTTGTCGTTGAGCTTCTTTAGATAACCTATAATAAACAATCAATTCAGTATTACACTTGCTTTCTGTCTGCATAACATTAACTCTGTTTTACTGCAGTAAGACGATGAACAACAGCGCTTAAAGTTGTCCAAAATAAAGAGTATTTGCTCTCTAGAGAGCGCTAATCTTTGCATGACCAGTTTCACTGAGCATTCTGATCATGTCCAGAAGAGCTGCAGAGCATAACTGAAATTTCCGCCAATAGGAAAAGCTTGCTAGGTGAATGGAACAGACGCCCTGTAGCCGGTGGTTTGTTTGCAACCATAATACAATTGTTCCAAATATATAAAGAACAGTGACAGGCACATGTTGGAGTCATAGCCTGTGGCCACAGACTGGTGATTTACACAAACAATTCTCATCCTTCTACCCTGCTGTTGAAGCACTCAAGGTGGTTTATGAAAGGTTAGAGAGAAGAATTGTCTGGAAGCAGCATATGTTTTTAGAAAGAGCCATGTTGAAATAGGCCATTTTATTTGGCATATTTGTATAAAACTATGCAACCTGGAAATTCTTGTTGTTTGCTATAAtatgaaagtttaaaaatgcACCCTTGACCAATGCACTTAACCATAACTGGCAAATTCAACATGATTCTCAAATGAAGtcatttaatttttcttttaagattttaatattACCAATACACTGTAAAAATCAAATATGCTTTGTAATCTTTCCGCTGCAACCTTATTCTGCAATATCATGACCTCGTGAGTACAAACTCCAGTTTGGGTCCACATATGCTATCAAACCATTTATTCTAGACACAGAGGGGCGGTTGAAAAATGTTCACAGCtagtgttttatttgttttcttcaCATGCTGTCTGACATTATGATAGTTTAACGGCAGCAATTAAGTGTTAGTCATCAGCAAGCTTGTGTATTTTATTGCTAGTAACGGCAACAAAGCACCGTGAGACACTGGTCACACAGTGTTTTGTCTCTGACAACCTTCTGTTTTATGTTGAGTTCAGAAGCTAGCAAATTGCTGTCGGTTAGTTCAGAAAGAAACAAATTATAAAACCTTTGAGATGAACCAAGAGATACAAGAGAATCTCTTCTCGACAATGGACAATTATTTAGCGGTTCCATTATGGCAGCATCTTTTGTATGATTCTCAAGAGTCTGGTGGAATGCTGCTAGGTGGCTGGTGTGGTTGGCAAGCACCTCAACCGAGTATTTCCACTTGGCTAACAACCGCACTCACAGGAGTCAATCGGTTTATAAACACACTCATAATTGGTTGAAAGAAATACTTTAGGTGCTTCCATATTTTGATGACAAAACAAGTTCAGCAATAATAAATACAGATGGCGTGATCGTTCATTCACATTACAGCGGTGAGAGTAGAGTAGCCGGTGAGAGTAGAGTAGCCTATGCCGGACCTGACTGTAGATTCCGAGTGACACCGCGGCAGATAGTGATATATGCCGACATGACACAACACTCAATTGAAATTGGCTCCAATTTACCTTATTACTTCATATTTGATCTTAAAGGAATATTCGTTAGTGAAATGTGAGAATACATAAACAGTGTCAGATAGTGTCCCCATTTAATTGGTAGGATCAAGCACTTTGGCTACAGCCCAGGGAAGATGACCTGGGCTGCTAGCATGAGCTAGCAAGCTGAAAGTCTGCTGGTCTTGTTTAGCATGTCTAACTGGTTCTTTTAGCAAGTTTATTCCTGTAATCTGCATAATCAGATTATAAATATTGCTTGTATTTTAGAATGTTAGATGGAAGATTCACTCAAGCGGGTGCCAGAGTTGGCATAACTTGAAAGCGCATGAATAATGTTTAGGGAGGCAAATACGCCTGACAAGCTGCATAAATACTCTCCAACCCACTCGGGTACTCCGCCAGATGAGTCCTATAATTGCAGCTGCTAGCTATGATTTCTTTGTTCAATCAAACGATGTTGCACCATTTGAATTAGCGAAAACAAGGCAGCCATATTCATTGGGTTTGCACAATGCTCTCTCCACGTTGGTAATTGATCAGACAGCGGTTTATCCTATCTCAGGTGTAAACTTTTCAAAAAGTGACTCATACACACCATTCACTTGATCTTatgataaattatatttttattcggCTGGTTGTCAAAGAATATGAATTATTCCTTTCAAAACTTTTGTGAAACGGTGACTCATTTaagaaaacaagtttttttctcATCCTCGCGCAGAAACCTAAGGATGGGCAAAaccaaaaacaaattataatatatgacTTAATCGCGATAGACAACGGATAACTAAATACTTGCATCATAATTTACTTAAAAACAATGAACGGGAACGTTGCGCTGTGCTAGTCACACGCTGGCTCAAGATCAGCAATGGCACTACACTTGAATAACCTGCCAGCTAAGCAACCGTAACACATTAAAATCAGCGTGGATGGATTTTCAAACGTGAGTTTGGGAGGGTTAGCTCGTTGCTATGGCAATGGTAGGCGCATGAGACAGCCTTGTGATTCAGCTCTTTTCTGATGGCTGGTAATTTCGACAGCTGTACTAGAGGTCAGGGCGATGACCCTAGTGCGTGTTAAGATAATATCACTGAATGCTGATCTTATTCAGCCATTTATTCAGCCCTAGAGCTGGGATCATGCTCATGGTGCAGGGGCCACAGCTCTTTGCCCTAAAGCTGCAATCATGTTTATGGTGTAGAGGCTACCAGCCTTTATACATCTAAAATACAAACCTGTCACGCAACGTCTTTTCTGATTTGAGGCTCGACTCCAGTGCCGCTTTAGTTTTCTTCAACTCTCTCCTGAGGCTTGAGTTGTCCAACCGAAGCTGATCGTTCTCTCTGCGCTGTTGGAGACAACTCTGGCAAGCTAGAGCCGGCATCGATGCAGCATGAGACAGCACTGTACAAGACTGTGAGATGTCTCCTCCATTCACTGCAGCAAAAGTAACAGCCACGGTGTGAGCAAACAACACATTTGTAGAATcttgaaatataaaaattgacTACAACTGTTTCCTGCTGATGGGATGGCATCAACGGCTTGGTTGGCCGGTCGACTGACTTTGTAAGACACAGATGGCAGCACAGA
The genomic region above belongs to Watersipora subatra chromosome 1, tzWatSuba1.1, whole genome shotgun sequence and contains:
- the LOC137391586 gene encoding uncharacterized protein — translated: MISKLSVSKDIDDVAKHITNAKEAFPAEMLSDTPLPETVTSALHEGVPTILSRPKILKRIKTAPVSGRQPNNLLSSELQASMADPLQMLKRVETSDGFLTVRDRLVRKKSAISARSDQQKSARDFPRYLALDPLEAISIRTNIKQQAVKKCKQMHAGSDEQCSFLVNGRIECHANKESNSYEGQSSLEREVVRSCMSISMKSKRPVHHSSESNLKEMHNCTISALKDKLSSSKKDLSKRMSVAGDLQMNGGDISQSCTVLSHAASMPALACQSCLQQRRENDQLRLDNSSLRRELKKTKAALESSLKSEKTLRDRLSKEAQRQITLSDKFEDVSLGTNRPTALIQQYGALYSQARVDALDSLDSLPQLSDLENLKNKLLFSVIVLSFRQCQHKVLQLKEQVLSTLCCKKEKVANETESATRSLEQSVSSYLRQSVDWFDIKPLTQDIQKSIYSTLYDYPCLKKCTKLRVYIEECVRIAWRLCVQNPPCHLEFDCKRFSSNKHVRFHSSNGDSDQVKSYIWPALLDSKTGACLYKGTLLT